A portion of the Actomonas aquatica genome contains these proteins:
- a CDS encoding pectate lyase — MHLRFLPLLLALGVMTLPVRADLRAEATESLRRGVAFFTTLNVHGGYGYAATPDNAQRWGESPLGPAEVEVQPPGTPAVGESLLRVWQVTGDDVALAGARAAAAALIRGQNRHGGWDHTIDFSDLTNETVSFDDNQTQAAIGFLLKLNREIDDPALAAAVERSIAMMIATQLPNGGWPHRYPAGGDYHDYATFNDGGINDCVAVMILARRLYPDDGDGGIDRSLRQVARFMMISQLPPPQPGWAQQYNEYLQPAWARTFEPPAVCPAVTVRNLETLIDLWLELGDETLLEPIPDSLRWLRESRLPNGKWARFVEIGTGKALYYDRGRVRVDSVTELHPERRTGYGYETDLSGHLAAVTARFEAALELGRKGLRARENTALAESDERTRARLEVTVRRIIADQEASGAWISREDRFKKVMPRGVRWNGEYEQMDRVRSAVFNRNVALLCDYLELTR, encoded by the coding sequence ATGCATCTACGTTTTCTTCCCCTCCTGCTCGCGCTGGGTGTGATGACCCTGCCGGTTCGCGCGGACCTGCGCGCTGAAGCTACCGAGTCCCTGCGCCGCGGCGTGGCGTTCTTCACAACTTTAAATGTGCACGGCGGCTACGGCTACGCGGCGACACCCGACAACGCTCAGCGCTGGGGCGAGAGCCCGCTCGGACCGGCGGAGGTGGAGGTACAGCCACCCGGAACCCCGGCGGTGGGTGAGTCGCTGCTGCGGGTTTGGCAGGTGACCGGGGACGACGTGGCACTCGCGGGAGCGCGGGCCGCGGCGGCGGCGCTGATCCGCGGCCAAAACCGCCATGGTGGCTGGGATCACACCATCGATTTTTCCGATCTCACGAATGAGACCGTAAGTTTCGACGACAACCAAACCCAGGCGGCGATCGGATTCCTGCTGAAACTGAACCGGGAAATCGACGACCCCGCCCTGGCCGCGGCGGTGGAGCGGTCGATCGCCATGATGATCGCGACCCAACTGCCCAACGGTGGCTGGCCGCACCGGTATCCGGCAGGCGGCGACTATCACGACTACGCCACGTTTAATGACGGCGGCATCAATGACTGTGTAGCGGTGATGATCTTGGCTCGTCGCTTGTATCCGGATGATGGCGACGGCGGAATCGACCGCAGCCTGCGGCAGGTGGCGCGGTTCATGATGATCTCGCAACTCCCGCCGCCGCAACCGGGCTGGGCGCAGCAATACAATGAGTATCTGCAGCCGGCCTGGGCCCGCACCTTCGAACCGCCGGCCGTCTGTCCGGCCGTGACCGTGCGCAACCTGGAAACCTTGATTGACCTGTGGCTGGAGTTGGGCGACGAAACGCTGTTGGAGCCGATCCCTGACTCCTTGCGCTGGCTGCGGGAATCGCGGCTGCCGAACGGCAAATGGGCGCGCTTTGTGGAGATCGGGACCGGCAAGGCGCTGTATTACGATCGCGGTCGGGTGCGGGTCGACAGTGTCACAGAGCTGCATCCGGAGCGGCGCACCGGCTATGGCTACGAGACGGACCTGTCGGGCCACTTGGCCGCGGTGACGGCACGATTTGAGGCGGCGCTCGAGCTCGGCCGCAAAGGCCTGCGCGCGAGGGAAAATACGGCGCTGGCGGAATCCGATGAACGGACCCGCGCGCGATTGGAGGTAACGGTGCGCAGGATCATCGCAGACCAGGAGGCATCGGGCGCGTGGATCAGCCGCGAGGATCGTTTCAAGAAAGTGATGCCGCGCGGTGTCCGCTGGAACGGCGAATACGAACAGATGGATCGGGTGCGCAGTGCGGTGTTTAACCGCAACGTAGCATTGCTCTGCGACTACCTGGAGCTGACCCGGTAG
- a CDS encoding MFS transporter, translating into MSKTSYTTRFSYAASDVAGQLVFCVISFYLLYFYTDVYGLSAGTAGTILLIARLMDAIDTPIWGVIFDRTKSKYGKSRPWFLWLCVPYAVFGVLTFLTPDLSHTGKVIYAAVTYIGASVLYTGINTPVTSILANLTNDPQERVTLTCFRMFGSKFGVLLVNLTAMGLVQKLGGGDDQRGFMLVMPIYAIGSVALYLLAFRNLKETVKVETVPQSILGGFGALKGNWPWLIIFTSSLCFWIAFIARVSTVPYFFEYTLHRKDLIPLANSLDFISLATVFFLPWLCRKLSKTWAWIGGLVGMVAGQLIVYAGLAQGGSVTLVMAGWVVGFLASGVAMAMPFSVISDSVDYGEWKTGIRSAGLLTAVGAMFCLKAGAGLGGALPGWILEGTGYVPNTAQSAAALAGIEWAIVWVPALFFALSAVPVLFYRKYERMETTIQAELAGRR; encoded by the coding sequence ATGTCGAAAACGTCTTACACCACGCGGTTCAGTTATGCGGCGAGTGATGTGGCGGGCCAGTTGGTCTTCTGCGTCATTTCCTTCTACCTGCTGTATTTCTACACCGATGTTTACGGGCTCTCCGCCGGCACGGCCGGCACGATCCTGCTCATCGCCCGATTGATGGATGCGATCGATACGCCGATCTGGGGCGTGATCTTCGACCGCACCAAAAGCAAATACGGAAAGAGTCGGCCGTGGTTTCTGTGGCTGTGCGTGCCCTATGCGGTGTTTGGCGTGCTGACCTTTCTCACCCCCGATCTGAGCCACACCGGCAAGGTGATCTACGCGGCCGTCACCTACATCGGCGCGAGCGTGCTCTACACCGGAATCAACACGCCGGTGACATCGATCCTGGCCAACCTGACCAACGATCCGCAGGAGCGTGTAACGCTGACCTGCTTCCGCATGTTTGGCTCCAAGTTCGGCGTGCTGTTGGTGAACCTCACCGCCATGGGCTTGGTGCAGAAACTCGGCGGCGGCGACGACCAGCGCGGGTTCATGCTGGTGATGCCGATCTACGCGATCGGCTCGGTGGCGCTCTACCTGTTGGCGTTTCGCAACCTGAAGGAGACGGTCAAGGTGGAGACTGTGCCGCAGTCCATCCTCGGTGGCTTCGGGGCGCTCAAGGGCAACTGGCCGTGGCTGATCATTTTCACCAGTAGTCTGTGCTTCTGGATCGCGTTCATCGCGCGGGTGTCGACCGTGCCCTACTTTTTTGAATACACGCTGCACCGGAAGGACCTGATCCCGTTGGCCAACAGCCTGGATTTCATCTCGCTGGCGACGGTGTTTTTCCTGCCGTGGTTGTGCCGCAAACTGTCGAAGACCTGGGCTTGGATCGGCGGTCTTGTCGGCATGGTGGCCGGACAACTGATCGTGTATGCCGGGCTGGCGCAGGGCGGATCGGTGACGCTGGTGATGGCCGGCTGGGTGGTCGGTTTTCTGGCCAGCGGCGTGGCGATGGCGATGCCGTTTTCAGTCATCTCCGACAGTGTCGACTACGGCGAGTGGAAGACCGGGATTCGCTCGGCCGGACTGCTGACGGCGGTGGGCGCGATGTTTTGCCTGAAGGCCGGTGCAGGGCTCGGCGGCGCGTTGCCGGGCTGGATCCTCGAAGGCACGGGTTACGTGCCGAACACCGCCCAATCGGCGGCCGCGTTGGCCGGCATCGAGTGGGCCATCGTCTGGGTGCCGGCGCTGTTCTTTGCGCTCAGTGCGGTGCCGGTGCTGTTCTACCGCAAATACGAACGGATGGAGACGACCATTCAAGCGGAACTGGCCGGCCGGCGGTGA
- a CDS encoding Gfo/Idh/MocA family protein, which produces MKPLGLGVLGLGEGRSIISGGLQSDLWQVVRLCDLNEQLGHERCHEFGLDAAVFTNSMDVLLADPAVDVVGIYTPDHLHADHVIRALQAGKHVICTKPFIDNLTRAAEVVAAVQASGKRVMVGQSSRFFPPFARQRKHYETGAFGELNSVEAYYNADHRWFLAKGWAKTDAFKWLYGGLSHPVDFIRWYLPNIEEVMGYSRLSENGAKLGLVHADTFHFIYKTTDGKIARVSGTYTSPVTPNARDANMSCVLRGSLGASQGDYYDLRYAWKTDEQSVIETFEDKDDYVFRFGGHSHHAGEYQDYIEYFARCLANDEMPTPDVREGIVTVALMQAMEEAAASGGPVKVRELLARYGLEELF; this is translated from the coding sequence ATGAAACCTCTAGGACTCGGTGTTTTGGGGCTCGGCGAAGGCCGTAGCATTATCTCCGGCGGCTTGCAGAGCGACCTCTGGCAGGTCGTGCGGCTGTGCGATTTGAACGAGCAACTCGGCCACGAGCGTTGCCACGAATTTGGCCTCGATGCGGCCGTGTTCACGAACTCGATGGATGTGCTGCTGGCCGATCCGGCGGTCGATGTGGTGGGCATCTACACGCCCGATCATCTGCACGCCGATCACGTGATTCGGGCGCTGCAGGCGGGTAAACACGTCATCTGCACCAAACCGTTCATCGACAACCTCACGCGCGCCGCCGAGGTCGTCGCGGCGGTTCAGGCCAGCGGCAAGCGCGTGATGGTGGGGCAGAGTTCACGCTTCTTCCCGCCCTTTGCGCGGCAACGGAAACACTACGAGACGGGCGCGTTCGGTGAGCTGAACTCCGTCGAAGCCTACTACAACGCCGATCACCGCTGGTTCCTCGCCAAGGGTTGGGCCAAGACCGACGCCTTTAAATGGCTCTACGGCGGACTCAGCCATCCGGTCGATTTCATCCGTTGGTATCTGCCCAACATCGAGGAGGTCATGGGCTATTCGCGGCTCAGCGAAAACGGCGCGAAGCTCGGCCTCGTCCACGCGGACACCTTCCACTTCATTTACAAAACGACGGACGGAAAGATCGCGCGAGTGAGCGGGACCTATACCAGTCCGGTCACGCCGAATGCCCGCGACGCCAACATGAGTTGTGTGTTGCGCGGGTCCCTGGGCGCGAGTCAGGGCGACTACTACGATCTGCGCTACGCGTGGAAGACCGATGAGCAGTCGGTGATCGAGACGTTCGAGGACAAGGACGATTACGTCTTTCGCTTCGGCGGACATTCGCATCACGCCGGCGAGTATCAGGATTACATCGAATACTTCGCGCGCTGCCTCGCGAACGATGAGATGCCGACGCCCGACGTGCGCGAAGGCATCGTCACCGTCGCGCTGATGCAGGCGATGGAGGAGGCGGCCGCGAGCGGTGGCCCCGTCAAGGTGCGCGAGCTGCTCGCCCGGTATGGATTGGAGGAGCTGTTTTGA